A single window of Oreochromis aureus strain Israel breed Guangdong linkage group 7, ZZ_aureus, whole genome shotgun sequence DNA harbors:
- the LOC116321275 gene encoding uncharacterized protein LOC116321275 has protein sequence MFAAEAKAFVQTLGETDLISNDNLNCKMDLLTLVKVTEGSFWPVQKYKVIHCSLPELMEEENFSPDYTEEVLVEDFKITAEKSGSGGVGGECSNVGEAYINASTSSVDGLVQPVSMMTKKANVKTVVSRFKGRKIHKDSLDMLGLKEKDKLMFVSQIVYNSSPVKVIRKSTTDGSIFTSYVKMLSVFAKGSSKVETSFTVPAKSIFAYGLVEIKIEDEKLKISCEPWTRSLLDWLLGDNVSNPTVQKVKEELEMKEALLQPLADLPELTRCDLLQTLSELVEDGDNLSLLDKTLDHCSNGVFECVQSEAVSSFMDLLSVSNISTSEQDAVHMLVSALHTLPDEVPPLLTRCSPDTLRVLDQLVDELKDGRANLPESLPVPLQEGGELRWAAEFICLNDQKLKELSDGWDRPELPPEVLLEVLCLAVQGLSLMQPTTNP, from the exons ATGTTTGCTGCTGAAGCCAAAGCATTTGTCCAGACGCTGGGAGAAACAGACCTCATCTCTAATGATAACTTAAACTGTAAAATGGATCTGCTGACTCtggtcaaagtcactgagggAAGTTTTTGGCCAGTACAGAAGTACAAAGTGATACACTGCAGCCTGCCTGAGCTCATGGAGGAGGAAAACTTCTCTCCAG ATTACACCGAGGAAGTCTTGGTGGAGGACTTTAAGATCACTGCAGAGAAGAGTGGGAGTGGAGGTGTAGGTGGAGAATGCAGTAATGTAGGTGAAGCTTATATTAATGCCAGCACTAGTTCTGTGGATGGTCTGGTTCAGCCCGTCAGCATGATGACAAAGAAGGCCAATGTTAAAACTGTGGTGAGCAGATTCAAGGGCAG GAAAATACATAAGGACAGCTTGGACATGCTGGGATTGAAAGAGAAGGATAAACTGATGTTTGTTTCTCAAATAGTTTACAACTCCAGCCCTGTCAAAGTTATTAGAAAGTCTACGACTGATGGCTCCATTTTCACTTCTTATGTAAAGATGCTGAGTGTCTTTGCAAAG GGGAGCAGTAAGGTGGAGACAAGCTTCACTGTGCCAGCAAAATCCATCTTTGCTTACGGCCTGGTGGAGATAAAGATTGAGGATGAGAAGCTGA AGATCTCATGTGAGCCGTGGACTCGTAGCTTACTCG ATTGGCTCCTTGGTGACAACGTAAGCAATCCAACTGTGCAAAAAGTAAAAGAAG AACTGGAAATGAAGGAAGCTCTTCTGCAGCCGCTGGCAGATCTTCCTGAGTTGACTCGTTGTGATCTGCTGCAAACACTCAGCGAGCTCGTAGAGGATGGAGACAATCTCTCTCTGCTGGATAAAACA CTGGATCACTGCAGTAAtggagtgtttgagtgtgttcAGTCTGAGGCTGTCTCTTCCTTCATGGACCTTCTCAGTGTCTCAAACATCTCCACAAGTGAGCAGGATGCTGTTCACATGTTGGTCAGCGCCCTGCACA CTCTGCCAGACGAAGTGCCGCCACTTCTGACTCGCTGCAGTCCAGATACTCTGAGAGTCCTCGACCAGCTG GTGGATGAGCTGAAGGATGGTCGGGCCAACCTCCCAGAGTCCCTGCCCGTCCCCCTGCAGGAGGGAGGGGAGCTCCGCTGGGCGGCCGAGTTCATCTGTTTGAACGATCAGAAGCTGAAAGAGTTGAGTGACGGCTGGGACCGACCCGAGCTGCCCCCAgaggttctgctggaggttctgTGCCTCGCTGTGCAGGGACTCAGCCTGATGCAGCCCACAACAAACCCTTAA